One window of Desulfarculus baarsii DSM 2075 genomic DNA carries:
- a CDS encoding GspE/PulE family protein, translating into MPGFLAKYGFGATATEQEPMLGVGDGATGLLAPAQPHELAEAVAIEGLSYDFLKRYKILPMIVANGALRVAVCDEGLSGPLQALELFCGRPTLPLWAPEEAILRRLEVLYGLGSGGMGGLGQGADQAGVWALDDEALRDLSSEAPAIRLLNYLVDRAVAVGASDIHVEPYRDRVGVRFRIDGILHEKESFPKGFEASFVSRVKIMARMNITERRRPQDGQITLQVSGRDLDLRVSTLPSVFGESIVIRLLYRDTLGLELAGLGVGQDDLRRFVEMIERPHGLLLVTGPTGAGKTTTLYAALRRINSSEKKIITLEDPVEYQLPGVAQTQVNAQVGYTFASGLRSIVRQDPDVILVGEIRDRETAYIAIHAALTGHLVLSTLHTNDAASAITRLQDMGIDSFLISSALTGVLAQRLVRVLCPRCRQPLEVSGEVPRRRGLDEPAAKVHLWRPGGCPDCGELGYKGRMGIFELLRVSEPIRALIGEQAHSELIMARAVAEGMTRLIGDGYQKARQGLTSLDEVLRVTIS; encoded by the coding sequence ATGCCCGGTTTTTTGGCAAAATACGGCTTTGGGGCCACGGCCACCGAGCAAGAGCCGATGCTTGGCGTTGGCGATGGCGCGACGGGCTTGTTGGCCCCGGCCCAGCCGCATGAATTGGCCGAGGCCGTGGCCATCGAGGGCCTGTCGTACGATTTTCTCAAGCGCTACAAGATATTGCCCATGATCGTGGCCAACGGGGCCTTGCGCGTGGCCGTCTGTGACGAGGGCCTCAGCGGGCCGTTGCAGGCGCTGGAGCTTTTTTGCGGCCGTCCGACGCTGCCGCTCTGGGCCCCGGAGGAGGCCATCTTGCGACGGCTGGAGGTGCTCTACGGCCTGGGCTCGGGCGGCATGGGCGGCCTGGGCCAGGGCGCGGACCAGGCCGGCGTCTGGGCCCTGGATGACGAAGCGCTCCGGGATCTCAGCTCCGAGGCCCCGGCCATCCGCCTGCTCAACTATCTGGTCGATCGGGCCGTGGCCGTGGGGGCCAGCGACATCCACGTCGAGCCCTACCGCGACCGGGTGGGCGTGCGCTTCCGCATCGACGGCATCTTGCACGAGAAAGAGTCGTTTCCCAAGGGTTTCGAGGCCAGCTTCGTTTCGCGGGTCAAGATCATGGCCCGCATGAACATCACCGAGCGACGGCGGCCCCAGGACGGCCAGATCACCTTGCAGGTTTCGGGCCGCGACCTGGATCTGCGCGTCTCCACTCTGCCGTCGGTCTTTGGCGAGAGCATCGTCATCCGCCTGCTCTACCGCGACACCCTGGGCCTGGAACTGGCCGGCCTGGGCGTGGGCCAAGACGATCTGCGTCGCTTTGTCGAGATGATCGAGCGGCCCCACGGCCTGCTTTTGGTCACCGGCCCCACCGGCGCGGGCAAGACGACCACGCTCTACGCCGCGCTAAGGCGCATCAACAGCAGCGAAAAAAAGATCATCACCCTCGAAGACCCGGTGGAGTATCAACTGCCCGGCGTGGCCCAGACCCAGGTCAACGCCCAGGTCGGCTACACCTTCGCCTCGGGTCTGCGCTCCATCGTGCGCCAAGACCCGGACGTGATCCTGGTCGGCGAGATCCGCGACCGCGAGACGGCCTACATCGCCATCCACGCCGCCCTGACCGGCCACCTGGTGCTGAGCACCCTGCACACCAACGACGCGGCCTCGGCCATTACCCGCCTGCAAGACATGGGCATCGACAGCTTTTTGATCAGCTCGGCCCTGACCGGCGTGCTGGCCCAGCGCCTGGTGCGGGTCTTGTGCCCGCGCTGCCGCCAGCCGCTGGAGGTCTCGGGCGAGGTGCCGCGTCGACGCGGCCTGGACGAGCCGGCCGCCAAGGTCCATCTCTGGCGGCCCGGCGGCTGCCCGGACTGCGGCGAGCTTGGTTACAAAGGCCGCATGGGCATCTTCGAACTGCTGCGGGTCAGCGAGCCCATCCGCGCGCTGATCGGCGAGCAGGCGCATTCGGAGCTGATCATGGCGCGGGCCGTGGCCGAGGGCATGACCCGCCTGATCGGCGACGGCTACCAAAAAGCCCGCCAGGGCCTGACCAGCCTGGATGAGGTGCTGCGGGTGACCATCTCATGA
- a CDS encoding type II secretion system F family protein, whose protein sequence is MKAAQAKPPRGRRAKPLRAEELCNFTEGLAVLVGAGLPLDHVLETVSFMHDSGRVRALTAEMLLAVRGGASLTRAMAEQNGVFSPAYLGLVQAGELSGALAKVLDELAKGLRRNLEIKRHLLTVLLYPAVLLAVSFLAILFIMIYVLPTFVGVFNDMSTPLPPTAAFLLGLGSFMKENSLLLGLAFAAALGVVFWAMGNQAARQVIDRALLRFGPQRNVLANWLTSQYFRTLGLLVEGGVPLPEACRQATAAVGNRHFRRGLAGVEALLKEGRSLGGALAAGKVIPAAPLRMVVLGEEAANLPTMLGYAARHLENKVKTDIDRVVRLVEPAIILIMGVVVGFIVVTMINTILSLTQGGI, encoded by the coding sequence ATGAAGGCGGCCCAGGCAAAGCCCCCGCGCGGCCGGCGGGCCAAGCCCCTGCGCGCCGAGGAGCTGTGCAACTTTACCGAGGGCCTGGCCGTGTTGGTGGGGGCTGGTTTGCCGCTGGATCACGTGCTGGAGACGGTCTCGTTCATGCATGATTCCGGCCGGGTGCGCGCGCTCACCGCCGAGATGCTGCTGGCCGTGCGCGGCGGCGCGTCGCTGACCAGGGCCATGGCCGAACAAAATGGCGTATTTTCGCCGGCCTACCTTGGCCTTGTCCAGGCTGGCGAGCTGAGCGGCGCGCTGGCCAAGGTGCTCGACGAACTGGCCAAGGGCCTGCGCCGCAACCTGGAGATCAAGCGCCATCTGCTGACGGTGCTTTTGTATCCGGCGGTGTTGCTGGCGGTGAGTTTTCTGGCCATTTTGTTCATCATGATCTATGTGTTGCCCACCTTCGTCGGTGTGTTCAACGACATGTCCACGCCGTTGCCGCCCACGGCGGCCTTTTTGTTGGGCCTGGGCAGCTTCATGAAAGAAAACAGCCTGTTGCTGGGCCTGGCCTTTGCCGCCGCACTGGGCGTCGTTTTCTGGGCCATGGGCAACCAGGCCGCGCGTCAGGTTATCGACCGGGCGCTGTTGCGCTTTGGCCCGCAGCGTAACGTGCTGGCCAACTGGCTTACATCGCAGTATTTTCGCACGCTGGGCCTGCTGGTGGAAGGCGGCGTGCCCCTGCCCGAGGCCTGCCGCCAGGCCACGGCGGCGGTGGGCAACAGACATTTTCGGCGCGGCCTGGCTGGCGTGGAGGCGTTGCTCAAGGAAGGCCGCAGCCTGGGCGGGGCCTTGGCCGCCGGCAAGGTCATCCCCGCCGCGCCGCTGCGCATGGTCGTGCTGGGCGAAGAGGCCGCCAACCTGCCGACCATGCTGGGTTATGCGGCGCGACATCTTGAGAACAAAGTCAAAACCGACATCGACCGGGTGGTGCGGTTGGTCGAGCCGGCCATCATCCTGATCATGGGCGTGGTGGTCGGCTTCATCGTCGTAACCATGATCAACACCATCCTCAGCCTGACGCAGGGAGGCATCTGA
- the gspG gene encoding type II secretion system major pseudopilin GspG: protein MNHKRSNRLRRAEQGFTLLEVLIVVIILGLLAALVTPKLFGTLGKAKSQVAKTQIELVAGALDRYRLDVGNYPATADGLAALIEQPAGAVGWAGPYLKKGVPKDPWDNDYQYASPGQHGDYDLYSLGRDKAEGGEDEDADVVSWQ from the coding sequence GTGAACCACAAGCGCAGCAACCGCCTTCGCCGGGCCGAGCAAGGCTTCACCCTGCTGGAGGTCTTGATCGTCGTGATCATTCTGGGCCTGCTGGCGGCCCTGGTCACGCCCAAGCTTTTCGGCACCCTGGGCAAGGCCAAATCCCAGGTGGCCAAGACCCAGATCGAACTGGTGGCCGGCGCGCTGGACCGTTATCGCCTGGACGTGGGCAATTATCCCGCCACCGCCGACGGCTTGGCCGCCCTGATCGAGCAGCCGGCCGGGGCCGTCGGTTGGGCCGGGCCCTATCTGAAAAAGGGCGTGCCCAAGGATCCGTGGGACAACGACTATCAATACGCCTCGCCGGGCCAACACGGCGACTACGACCTCTATTCGCTGGGCCGCGACAAGGCCGAAGGCGGCGAGGATGAAGACGCCGACGTCGTCAGCTGGCAGTGA
- a CDS encoding prepilin-type N-terminal cleavage/methylation domain-containing protein → MKTPTSSAGSEGFTLLELLLALVILGLTMAVALPELGGWRDDWALREAAFRARLHLGQARLRAIEEGRVVLVSQAERGAALWIDGAAVELGGAARRVSVAPAQATPGRRPALRFYPDGGADAGVIWLDSGRRRLGLALEPASGRVLLAGR, encoded by the coding sequence ATGAAGACGCCGACGTCGTCAGCTGGCAGTGAGGGCTTCACCCTGCTGGAGCTGTTGTTGGCCCTGGTCATCCTGGGGCTGACCATGGCGGTCGCCTTGCCGGAGCTGGGCGGCTGGCGCGACGATTGGGCGCTGAGGGAGGCGGCCTTTCGCGCGCGGCTGCATCTGGGCCAGGCCCGGCTGCGAGCCATCGAGGAAGGTCGGGTGGTGCTGGTCAGCCAGGCGGAGCGAGGGGCCGCCCTGTGGATCGACGGCGCGGCCGTCGAGCTTGGCGGCGCGGCGCGACGGGTGAGCGTCGCCCCGGCCCAGGCCACGCCCGGCCGACGGCCGGCGCTGCGGTTTTACCCCGATGGCGGGGCCGACGCCGGCGTGATCTGGCTGGATTCGGGCCGGCGGCGCCTGGGCCTGGCCCTGGAGCCGGCCAGCGGCCGCGTGCTGCTGGCCGGCCGTTGA
- a CDS encoding prepilin-type N-terminal cleavage/methylation domain-containing protein — MGVGQKGFTLIEFLVAVVVVGLALGVTIQAVLEQGRATERLAQGGEVALCAQRNMARLMGQPFLAAGVYHGEDVGGVAWRATVRRLSPDPPRDPVARRGGQRRARPTAVLLEISLCAGKKGAGRLCLASQRLAVR; from the coding sequence ATGGGCGTGGGGCAAAAAGGTTTTACGCTGATCGAGTTCCTGGTGGCGGTGGTGGTGGTCGGCCTGGCCTTGGGGGTCACGATCCAGGCCGTGCTGGAGCAGGGCCGGGCCACGGAGCGCCTGGCCCAGGGCGGCGAAGTGGCCCTTTGCGCCCAACGCAACATGGCCCGCTTGATGGGCCAGCCCTTCCTGGCCGCTGGCGTCTATCACGGCGAGGACGTCGGCGGAGTGGCCTGGCGGGCCACCGTGCGCCGCCTTTCGCCCGACCCCCCGCGAGACCCCGTCGCCCGGCGCGGCGGCCAGCGCCGCGCGCGGCCCACGGCGGTTTTGCTGGAGATATCCTTGTGCGCCGGCAAAAAGGGCGCGGGTCGGCTGTGCCTGGCCAGCCAGCGTCTGGCCGTCCGCTGA
- a CDS encoding PulJ/GspJ family protein, translating to MPRHDRHTAGFTLLEFLICLVLASLLIGLLVQAQGFVFRAWRGGDAQVLAQRRLNHCLDVMLGQLGSAAPFRAPGLDGRGLAFHGDGRQVLFATSQAVGGGGLAGLWYVQYRLAGDGDAMRLESRQWPAGRGVWRELSAEWAVATVLLDGLSEARFSFQGRLPGGGVRWRGQWSGRQGELPLAVRLEFVKDGWRRDWQAPLMCGGRRHD from the coding sequence ATGCCGCGCCACGATCGCCATACCGCCGGGTTCACCCTGCTGGAATTCTTGATCTGCCTGGTGCTGGCCTCGCTTTTGATCGGCCTTCTGGTCCAGGCCCAGGGCTTTGTCTTTCGCGCCTGGCGCGGCGGCGACGCGCAAGTCCTGGCCCAGCGGCGGTTGAATCATTGCCTGGATGTCATGCTGGGCCAACTTGGTTCGGCCGCGCCTTTTCGCGCGCCGGGCCTGGACGGGCGCGGGCTGGCCTTTCATGGCGATGGCCGCCAGGTGCTTTTCGCCACCAGCCAGGCCGTGGGCGGCGGCGGGCTGGCCGGGCTGTGGTATGTGCAATATCGCCTGGCCGGGGATGGTGACGCCATGCGCCTGGAGAGCCGGCAGTGGCCGGCCGGGCGTGGCGTCTGGCGCGAGCTGTCGGCGGAGTGGGCCGTGGCCACGGTGTTGCTCGACGGCCTGAGCGAGGCGCGTTTTTCCTTTCAAGGGCGCTTGCCCGGCGGTGGCGTGCGTTGGCGTGGCCAGTGGTCGGGGCGGCAGGGCGAGCTGCCTCTGGCCGTGCGGCTGGAGTTTGTCAAGGATGGCTGGCGGCGCGACTGGCAGGCCCCGTTGATGTGCGGCGGGCGACGGCATGACTAG
- a CDS encoding type II secretion system minor pseudopilin, which yields MTRPARRRGGGREGFALVLALWFLVVFLLAVLAMGHFLRLETRADAFRQGRLGAYYAARAGFGQAAALLCGLWSDGRPGAFVHRGWQSWSQGRYQGRFLVQSEGGKFNLNNAGQGAVARALQRLGLERGRAQALRDAIFDWVDGDNTPRLAGAEARFYGQVMGAPGPRNGPFDCLGELAGVAGVEPEMLLGLGPRARELGLTPGRGLWSVFTVYGDHRAVNLNSAPPEVLHCLPCMPARAVERLLKARAREPLHDVDQARRALGEEVYNLVRPWVNLDPSPYYTVISQGWRKGSATRRSLLAVVRLDEMARVDICYWIDDLYYALPDDGDGSGGLKR from the coding sequence ATGACTAGGCCGGCGCGGCGGCGCGGAGGCGGCCGGGAGGGCTTCGCCCTGGTGCTGGCGCTGTGGTTTCTGGTGGTGTTTCTGCTGGCGGTGCTGGCCATGGGCCATTTCTTGCGCCTGGAAACGCGCGCCGACGCCTTCCGGCAAGGGCGGCTGGGGGCCTATTACGCGGCGCGGGCGGGCTTCGGCCAGGCCGCGGCGCTTTTGTGCGGGCTCTGGTCCGACGGCAGGCCGGGGGCGTTCGTGCACCGTGGTTGGCAAAGCTGGAGCCAGGGCCGCTATCAGGGGCGGTTCCTGGTGCAGAGCGAGGGCGGCAAGTTCAACCTCAACAACGCCGGCCAGGGCGCGGTGGCCAGGGCCTTGCAACGCCTGGGCCTGGAGCGCGGCCGGGCCCAGGCGTTGCGTGACGCCATCTTCGACTGGGTCGATGGCGACAACACGCCGCGCCTGGCCGGGGCCGAGGCCAGGTTTTACGGCCAGGTCATGGGCGCGCCCGGCCCGCGCAACGGCCCCTTTGACTGCCTGGGCGAGTTGGCCGGCGTGGCCGGGGTGGAGCCGGAGATGCTCCTCGGCCTGGGCCCGCGGGCCAGGGAGTTGGGCCTGACTCCGGGGCGCGGCTTGTGGTCGGTGTTCACGGTTTATGGCGATCACCGAGCAGTCAACCTCAACAGCGCCCCGCCGGAGGTGCTCCATTGCCTGCCGTGCATGCCGGCCAGGGCCGTCGAACGTCTGCTCAAGGCCCGCGCCCGCGAGCCGCTCCACGACGTCGATCAGGCCCGCCGCGCCTTGGGCGAGGAAGTCTACAACCTGGTGCGACCGTGGGTGAACCTGGACCCCAGCCCCTACTACACCGTCATCAGCCAGGGCTGGCGGAAGGGCTCGGCCACGCGGCGTTCGCTTTTGGCGGTGGTGCGGCTGGACGAGATGGCTCGTGTCGATATATGTTATTGGATAGACGATCTTTATTACGCCTTGCCAGACGATGGCGACGGGTCGGGAGGCCTTAAAAGATGA
- a CDS encoding prepilin peptidase, giving the protein MAWIDVAGVSGAAVAGAALGPALHALARRLTGLRPRPAGPWLIWPCLLGALCLGAPLAVRGVGPTAALQAVVLCGLAVGALADAMAGIIPDAVNLALLALGVLAAPLLPSADWLTALIDGCVAAGLLAGLALAFARLAHRPGLGWGDVKLLGALGACLGLANALATLFLAAATALLWAGVVAAWRGWPSGRRLAFGPYLALWGGVALLVDPHHRPWLNLLLGAA; this is encoded by the coding sequence ATGGCCTGGATTGACGTGGCCGGCGTGAGCGGCGCGGCCGTGGCCGGCGCGGCGCTGGGCCCGGCCCTGCACGCCCTGGCGCGGCGCTTGACCGGGCTGCGGCCGCGCCCAGCCGGGCCCTGGCTGATCTGGCCGTGCCTGCTGGGCGCGTTGTGCCTGGGCGCGCCGCTGGCCGTGCGTGGGGTCGGACCGACGGCGGCGCTCCAGGCCGTTGTCTTGTGCGGGCTGGCCGTGGGCGCGTTGGCCGACGCCATGGCCGGAATCATCCCCGACGCCGTCAATCTGGCCCTGTTGGCGCTTGGCGTTTTGGCCGCGCCGCTGTTGCCCTCGGCCGATTGGCTGACGGCGCTGATCGACGGATGCGTGGCGGCCGGTCTGCTGGCCGGGCTGGCGCTGGCCTTCGCGCGGCTGGCCCACAGGCCCGGCCTGGGCTGGGGCGACGTCAAGCTGCTGGGCGCGCTGGGGGCCTGCCTGGGCCTGGCCAACGCCTTGGCCACGCTGTTTCTGGCCGCGGCCACGGCCCTGCTCTGGGCCGGCGTCGTGGCCGCCTGGCGCGGCTGGCCCAGTGGCCGGCGGCTGGCCTTCGGGCCATACCTGGCCCTGTGGGGCGGCGTGGCGCTGCTGGTCGACCCGCACCACCGGCCATGGTTGAACCTGCTGTTGGGAGCGGCCTGA
- the gspD gene encoding type II secretion system secretin GspD: MTKRSHIVLAMVLGLALLAAAGCAGDGAAPARQNDSLWRIPPSERPKTSAANRDELLLEERRAQRPSQIGPEISSPLSGVAGPAPRGQDEAAAEDGQSHIINFNQAPLDEVIRVFADLTGATIITPAQIRGTVTISSGRRIPQSGLLPLLEAMLETNGYALLREGDSFRVSSLASARKGPTQIMLADRLAQAGPDGYAINVYYLRHIAASDAAKALEPFVSEGGRITAVMPANLLVVADTAPNQAKVAELSRMLDVPAVNRVGIRLYPIRNVDVGRLSAELQSIFGAMGISSKPASGMWAQIIALPQLSSIAVVSTYQHMFKRVDQWLEELDRQISDAETGIYVYYCQNGDATVIAEVLSGLFDGQEGEEAKSRPQEQEQQFQSQPASLTEDRRRSGDRAERRYTGDRLNRDQREDPRELEAERPQERTFSRRLEKSIRIVVDRHTNSIVLRAPRRDLKYLLKTLHKLDVFPKQVLIEVVIAEVTLDDQLKLGVEWRYLTENGATFSDINLKPDADLLPTSGLVYTIAKTNELLFTLKALAQKDKLQVISSPLLLAAENQSARILVGREIPIITDLTTSEDISTSTGNKVVDRSIEYRDVGIILTVTPRINDSGVVRLNIRQEVSDVLTDSFGDTGSPAFSQRTATTNVVTTDGQSIVLAGLIQETKHKIDSGVPFLSDVPILGYLFKTEKDVDSRTELILTITPHVIHDMNDARHIVQSLREQERFSRQMAAPPPSRQQPGDGLD, encoded by the coding sequence ATGACCAAGCGGTCGCACATTGTTTTGGCGATGGTTCTTGGCCTGGCGCTGTTGGCGGCGGCCGGCTGCGCTGGCGACGGCGCGGCTCCGGCAAGGCAAAACGACAGCCTTTGGCGCATTCCACCCAGCGAACGCCCCAAAACCAGCGCCGCCAACCGCGACGAGCTGCTGCTGGAGGAGCGCCGGGCCCAGCGGCCCAGCCAGATCGGCCCGGAGATCAGTTCGCCCTTGAGCGGCGTGGCCGGCCCGGCCCCAAGGGGCCAGGACGAGGCCGCCGCGGAAGACGGCCAGAGCCACATCATCAATTTCAACCAAGCGCCCCTGGACGAGGTCATCCGCGTTTTCGCCGACCTGACCGGCGCGACCATAATCACCCCGGCCCAAATTCGCGGCACGGTGACCATATCCAGCGGCCGGCGCATCCCGCAAAGCGGCCTGTTGCCCCTTTTGGAGGCCATGCTCGAGACCAACGGCTACGCCTTGCTGCGCGAGGGCGATTCCTTTCGCGTGAGCTCCCTGGCCAGCGCCCGCAAGGGGCCGACCCAGATCATGCTGGCCGACCGCCTGGCCCAGGCCGGACCCGACGGCTACGCCATCAATGTCTATTACCTGCGGCACATCGCGGCCAGCGACGCGGCCAAGGCCCTGGAGCCTTTCGTCTCCGAGGGCGGGCGCATCACGGCGGTCATGCCGGCCAATCTGCTGGTGGTGGCCGACACCGCGCCCAACCAGGCCAAGGTCGCCGAACTTTCGCGCATGCTTGACGTGCCGGCAGTCAACCGCGTGGGCATCAGGCTCTACCCCATTCGTAACGTCGACGTCGGCCGCCTCAGCGCCGAGTTGCAATCGATCTTCGGGGCCATGGGCATATCCTCCAAGCCCGCCTCCGGCATGTGGGCCCAGATCATCGCCTTGCCCCAACTTTCGTCCATCGCCGTGGTCAGCACTTATCAGCACATGTTCAAGCGCGTCGACCAATGGCTCGAAGAGCTTGATCGCCAGATATCGGACGCCGAAACGGGCATTTACGTTTACTATTGCCAAAACGGCGACGCCACCGTCATCGCCGAGGTGCTCAGCGGCCTCTTCGACGGCCAGGAAGGCGAGGAAGCCAAAAGCCGGCCCCAGGAGCAGGAACAGCAATTCCAGAGCCAGCCGGCGTCGCTGACCGAGGATCGCCGACGCTCCGGCGACAGGGCCGAGCGCCGTTACACCGGCGATCGGCTCAACCGTGACCAACGCGAAGACCCGCGCGAACTGGAGGCGGAACGGCCCCAGGAGCGCACCTTCAGCCGCCGCCTGGAAAAATCCATCCGCATCGTCGTCGACCGCCACACCAACTCCATCGTCCTGCGCGCCCCACGGCGCGACCTGAAGTACCTGCTCAAAACCCTGCATAAGCTCGACGTCTTTCCCAAGCAGGTGCTCATCGAGGTGGTCATCGCCGAAGTGACCCTGGACGACCAGTTGAAGTTGGGCGTGGAGTGGCGCTACCTCACCGAAAACGGCGCGACGTTTTCCGACATCAATCTCAAGCCCGACGCCGACCTGCTGCCCACCAGCGGCCTGGTCTACACCATCGCCAAGACCAACGAGTTGCTTTTCACCCTCAAGGCCCTGGCCCAGAAGGACAAGCTCCAGGTCATCTCCTCGCCGCTTTTGCTGGCCGCCGAAAACCAAAGCGCGCGCATCCTGGTCGGCCGCGAGATCCCCATCATCACCGATCTGACCACCTCCGAGGACATCTCCACCAGCACCGGCAACAAGGTCGTCGACCGCTCCATCGAATACCGTGACGTGGGCATCATCCTCACCGTGACGCCGCGCATCAACGACTCGGGCGTGGTGCGCCTCAACATCCGCCAGGAGGTCTCGGACGTGCTCACCGACTCCTTCGGCGACACCGGTTCACCGGCCTTTTCCCAGCGCACCGCCACCACCAACGTGGTCACCACCGATGGCCAGAGCATCGTCCTGGCCGGTTTGATCCAGGAAACCAAGCACAAAATCGACTCGGGCGTGCCTTTCCTCAGCGACGTGCCCATCCTGGGCTATCTGTTCAAGACTGAAAAAGACGTCGATTCGCGCACCGAGCTGATCCTGACCATCACGCCCCACGTCATCCACGACATGAACGACGCCAGGCACATCGTCCAGAGCCTGCGCGAGCAAGAGCGCTTCAGCCGCCAGATGGCCGCCCCGCCTCCGTCGCGCCAGCAACCCGGCGATGGCCTGGATTGA
- a CDS encoding 2,3-bisphosphoglycerate-dependent phosphoglycerate mutase — protein MIRANLILLRHGQSQTNQSQTFTGWLDAPLSDLGRAQAARAGCLLAQAGPPVQAAFCSRLSRAAQTLELALAAMGRPDLPRQALWRLNERHVGQLQGVAKDEARARFGPELIHAWRHGLDLAPPPLSPEDPRHPRHDPLHADVDPALLPASESLGQLVWRVEPVWRGELAPRLAAGQNLLVAGHGLSLWAVCRLVLADQGLDLPSFSMPNANPLILAFDRRGRLFSMSYLDQAAAGDLPPLSSLNPLNCRHDGQRAAALVQRRG, from the coding sequence ATGATCCGCGCCAACCTGATTCTGCTGCGCCACGGCCAGAGCCAAACCAACCAGTCCCAGACCTTCACCGGTTGGCTGGACGCGCCGCTTTCCGACCTGGGCCGGGCCCAGGCCGCGCGGGCCGGCTGTTTGCTGGCCCAGGCCGGACCGCCCGTGCAGGCGGCTTTTTGCTCGCGCCTGAGCCGGGCGGCGCAAACGCTGGAGTTGGCCTTGGCGGCCATGGGCCGGCCCGACCTGCCGCGCCAGGCCCTCTGGCGGCTCAACGAGCGCCACGTGGGCCAGTTGCAGGGCGTGGCCAAGGACGAGGCGCGGGCCCGGTTTGGCCCGGAGCTGATCCACGCCTGGCGTCACGGCCTGGATCTGGCCCCGCCGCCCCTGAGCCCCGAAGACCCCCGTCACCCCCGCCACGACCCGCTCCACGCCGACGTGGACCCGGCCCTTTTGCCGGCCAGCGAATCGTTGGGGCAGTTGGTTTGGCGGGTGGAGCCGGTCTGGCGAGGCGAGTTGGCCCCACGCCTGGCCGCCGGACAGAACCTGCTGGTGGCCGGCCACGGCCTTTCGCTGTGGGCGGTCTGCCGCCTGGTTTTGGCCGACCAGGGCCTGGATTTGCCCAGTTTTTCCATGCCCAACGCCAACCCCCTGATCTTGGCCTTTGACCGTCGCGGCCGGTTGTTCTCCATGAGCTATCTGGACCAGGCCGCCGCCGGCGATCTACCGCCGCTTTCGTCATTGAATCCGCTGAATTGCCGCCACGATGGCCAGCGGGCCGCCGCCCTGGTCCAGCGCCGGGGGTGA